The sequence TTAATATAGAGTATTCCTTTCTTTTTTTCACTAAAGTGATGTGGTATTCTAGTAATTTGTAGAAAGCAAACTTTAATTCTTTTTTGATATATATATTATTTTTTTGGAAAGTGGGGTGAAGCATGTGGAATTTGATACGATTGCGGCTATTTCTACGCCAATGGGCGAAGGTGCGATTGCGATTGTGCGTTTAAGCGGGGATCAGGCTTTTGCGATTGCTGACAGTTTGTTCAAAGGTGTCGGAAGCAAGAGGCTTAGTGAGGTAGCTTCCCATACGATTCATTACGGCCATCTGATTGACCCGAAAACTGGACAAGTTGCTGAAGAGGTGATGGTTTCAGTTATGAGAGGGCCGAAAACGTTCACGAAAGAGGATGTAGTCGAAATTAACTGCCATGGGGGTCTTGTTTCTGTAAACCGTGTGCTCCAGCTTGTCCTGAATCAGGGTGCTAGACTTGCAGAGCCAGGGGAATTTACAAAACGGGCTTTTTTAAATGGACGAATTGACCTTTCTCAGGCAGAGGCAGTCATTGATTTGATCAGAGCGAAAACTGATCGTGCGATGAACATGGCTCTTGGCCAGATGGAGGGCCGGTTATCAAGACTGATTCAAAAGCTGCGTCAGGAAATTCTTGAGATACTCGCTCACGTTGAGGTAAATATCGACTATCCAGAGTATGATGATGTCGAAGAAATGACGCATCATATGCTTTTGGAAAAGGCGAAGTATGTAAAAGCAGAGCTGGAAAAGCTATTGCAAACTTCACAGCAGGGAAAAATCCTCAGGGAAGGACTTTCCACTGTCATTGTAGGGCGTCCTAATGTAGGAAAATCATCATTATTGAATAGCCTTGTTCACGAAAATAAAGCAATTGTTACTGATATTCCGGGAACAACACGTGATGTCATCGAAGAATATGTCAACGTTCGCGGCGTTCCATTAAGGCTTCTCGATACAGCAGGAATCCGCGAGACGGAGGATATCGTTGAAAGAATCGGTGTCGAGCGTTCAAGACAGGTTCTGAAGGAAGCTGATTTAATTCTGCTTGTACTGAACTATTCGGATGAGCTTTCGGAAGAGGATCGGAACATCTTCGAAGCGGTAGAGGGCATGGATGTGATTGTTATCGTCAACAAAACCGACCTGCCGCAAAAAATCAATATGGATGAAGTGAGGGGGCTTGCGAAGGATTATTCGCTGGTCACAACCTCATTGCTGGAAGACCAGGGTGTGGATCAGCTGGAAGAAGCCATTTCAAGTCTGTTCTTCTCTGGAGCTATAGAGTCAGGGGATATGACGTATGTTTCGAACAGCCGCCATATCGCATTGCTGAACCAGGCTGCCCATTCAATTGAAGAAGCGATCAGCGGAGTTGAAATGGGGACGCCAATTGATATCGTCCAGATTGACTTGACCCGTTCATGGGAGCTTCTAGGTGAAGTTATCGGCGAAAGTGTGCATGAAAGCCTGATTGACCAGTTATTCTCCCAGTTCTGTTTGGGAAAGTAATTTTAAAAAAAGTGTAGAAATTATTTTACTAAAACATTCTATATAGAATGTCACCTATAGATAAAAGAAGGATGCATAGAACTTTTTTACCATAAGTTCTTTCAGTATATAGTTTTAAAAGGAGGCAGCAGGATGGGTTATGAAGCCGGAAATTTTGATGTGGTTGTAGTTGGTGCTGGCCATGCGGGTGTTGAGGCTGCCCTTGCGGCGGCACGTATGGGTGCGAAAACGGCGATGATCACCATTAACCTCGATATGATTGCGTTCATGCCGTGCAACCCGTCAATCGGCGGACCTGCAAAGGGAATTGTTGTTCGGGAGATAGACGCACTTGGCGGTGAAATGGGCCGAAATATTGATAAAACCTATATCCAAATGAGGATGCTTAATACCGGGAAGGGACCTGCAGTACGCGCATTAAGGGCCCAGGCCGATAAATTTGATTATCAAAATGAAATGAAGAAGACGCTTGAAAATGAAAAGAATCTCACATTGGTGCAGGGAATGGTTGAACGGCTGATTGTTGAGGATGGTGAATGTAAGGGAGTCATTACCCAGACAGGTGCAGCTTACCGTGCCAAAACAGTTGTTATCACAACGGGTACGTATATGCGCGGAGAAATCATCCTGGGTGAATTAAAATATTCAAGCGGTCCGAATAACCAGCAGCCATCAATCAAGCTTTCAGAACATCTTGAGGAGCTTGGTTTTGACCTGGTACGTTTTAAAACAGGAACACCGCCGCGTGTACACAGTGACACGATTGATTATTCTAAAACAGAAATCCAGCCTGGCGATGATGTCCACCGTGCTTTTTCTTATGAAACAACAAAATACATCACCGATCAGCTGCCTTGCTGGCTGACATACACGAATGAGCGGACACACCAGTTGATTGATGATAATCTTCATCGTTCACCAATGTACTCTGGAATGATCAAGGGCACTGGGCCGCGTTATTGCCCATCCATCGAGGATAAGGTCGTACGCTTCAATGACAAGCCGCGACACCAGATTTTCCTTGAGCCTGAAGGAAGAAACACTCAGGAAGTATATGTGCAGGGACTATCAACAAGCTTGCCGGAAGAAGTGCAGCATAAGATTCTCCAAACAATCCCTGGTCTTGAAAAAGTCCAGATGATGCGTGCAGGCTATGCAATTGAGTATGATGCAGTCGTGCCGACACAGCTATGGCCTACATTGGAAACAAAGCTGATCAAGAATCTTTATACTGCCGGGCAAATCAATGGCACTTCAGGCTACGAAGAGGCTGCCGGCCAGGGAATCATGGCTGGGATCAACGCAGGCAGAAAGGCTTTGGACAAGGAAGAAGTCATCCTTAGCCGTGCCGATGCCTATATCGGTGTATTGATCGATGACCTGGTTACAAAAGGAACGAATGAACCTTACCGCTTGTTGACGTCAAGAGCGGAATACCGCCTGCTTTTGCGCCACGATAATGCAGACCTGCGTCTAACTGAAAAAGGATACGAAATCGGTCTGATTACTGAAGAACGCTACCAGAAGTTCCTGGCGAAAAAAGAGGCAATTGAAGCGGAGAAGAAACGTCTTCAGTCAATCATTATCAAACCGTCAGCTGAGGTTCAAGAATTGATTCGTTCGCTTGGCGGAAGTGAATTGAAGGATGGAATTCGTGCCTCAGACCTCCTCAAGCGTCCGGAAGTATCATATGATCATATCAAGCAGCTGGTACCGGCCGATGGAGAGCTTGAATTCGAAACAGAAGAACAAACAGAAATCCAAATTAAATATGAGGGATATATTGAAAAATCTCTTCAGCAGGTGGAAAGGCTGAAAAAGATGGAAGATAAGAAAATCCCTGAAAATATCGATTACGATGCAATTTCAGGATTGGCAACAGAAGCACGCCAGAAACTGAAAGAAGTACAGCCATTGACTCTGGCACAGGCATCGAGAATCTCAGGTGTTAATCCTGCGGATATTTCCATCCTGCTCGTGTATTTAGAACAAGGACGGATTGCCCGGATATAGACCGTTACCATCAGCAAGGACAAGAAAGGGTTGGCTTATGAATACAGATCAATTTAAAGATTTGCTCGCTGAAAAGGGGATTGAGCTTTCCCAGAAGCAAATGGAGCA comes from Mesobacillus jeotgali and encodes:
- the mnmG gene encoding tRNA uridine-5-carboxymethylaminomethyl(34) synthesis enzyme MnmG — protein: MGYEAGNFDVVVVGAGHAGVEAALAAARMGAKTAMITINLDMIAFMPCNPSIGGPAKGIVVREIDALGGEMGRNIDKTYIQMRMLNTGKGPAVRALRAQADKFDYQNEMKKTLENEKNLTLVQGMVERLIVEDGECKGVITQTGAAYRAKTVVITTGTYMRGEIILGELKYSSGPNNQQPSIKLSEHLEELGFDLVRFKTGTPPRVHSDTIDYSKTEIQPGDDVHRAFSYETTKYITDQLPCWLTYTNERTHQLIDDNLHRSPMYSGMIKGTGPRYCPSIEDKVVRFNDKPRHQIFLEPEGRNTQEVYVQGLSTSLPEEVQHKILQTIPGLEKVQMMRAGYAIEYDAVVPTQLWPTLETKLIKNLYTAGQINGTSGYEEAAGQGIMAGINAGRKALDKEEVILSRADAYIGVLIDDLVTKGTNEPYRLLTSRAEYRLLLRHDNADLRLTEKGYEIGLITEERYQKFLAKKEAIEAEKKRLQSIIIKPSAEVQELIRSLGGSELKDGIRASDLLKRPEVSYDHIKQLVPADGELEFETEEQTEIQIKYEGYIEKSLQQVERLKKMEDKKIPENIDYDAISGLATEARQKLKEVQPLTLAQASRISGVNPADISILLVYLEQGRIARI
- the mnmE gene encoding tRNA uridine-5-carboxymethylaminomethyl(34) synthesis GTPase MnmE — its product is MEFDTIAAISTPMGEGAIAIVRLSGDQAFAIADSLFKGVGSKRLSEVASHTIHYGHLIDPKTGQVAEEVMVSVMRGPKTFTKEDVVEINCHGGLVSVNRVLQLVLNQGARLAEPGEFTKRAFLNGRIDLSQAEAVIDLIRAKTDRAMNMALGQMEGRLSRLIQKLRQEILEILAHVEVNIDYPEYDDVEEMTHHMLLEKAKYVKAELEKLLQTSQQGKILREGLSTVIVGRPNVGKSSLLNSLVHENKAIVTDIPGTTRDVIEEYVNVRGVPLRLLDTAGIRETEDIVERIGVERSRQVLKEADLILLVLNYSDELSEEDRNIFEAVEGMDVIVIVNKTDLPQKINMDEVRGLAKDYSLVTTSLLEDQGVDQLEEAISSLFFSGAIESGDMTYVSNSRHIALLNQAAHSIEEAISGVEMGTPIDIVQIDLTRSWELLGEVIGESVHESLIDQLFSQFCLGK